CGGTGTCTGGCGGGCCGAGCACGACTATGCCCGCCTCGCGGCGCTGGCCGCAGAGGTCACCGCGCCGGGCGGCACACTGCTGACACTGCTCAACCACGCCGGCGTCTCCCCCACCACCTTTGACCGCATGGTGGAGGCCGGACTGGCCGAAGCCGGACGGCGCGGCCGCGCGGCGCGGCGGCTGGGCGTGGGCGAGGATTATCCGGGGGCCGCCCACCTGAAAGTGGTGGCCTGGGAGCTGAGCGGGTAGACCCTGAATCAGGTGTCTTCCGGCAGGGACAGCGGCAGGAGTTCCCCACCCGCAAAATTGCACACCCAGTCTCCGAGTTCGGTTTCTCCGGTCATCGCCTCGTACACGGTGAACCGGATGCGCTCGCCGTCCTCGACGCGCCGCAGGACTTCCGGGGTGACGCAGCCGCTGACCGTGACCTCGCCCAGGGTGATGCTGAAGAATTCGGTGGCGTCCGCTGGTCTGGACATGACTCAGGATAGAACACGGTGCCTGCACACGCTGTGGACCACCGGCCGCCGGCTGGCCCGGCCCCACTTGTGCGCCGCCTCACTTCGTTTTCTAAAGCGGCAGGTATGCTGGAGGCATGACGCAGACTGCCCAGACCGAGACACAGGCCGAAAAACAGGTGCTTGTTCCCCTGACCACCCCCGAGGAAGTGGACCAGTTCCTCACGGAATACCCGCTGGCCGCCGTGTTCAAGGCCGGCACCTGCCACAAGACCATGCAGGGCTTCGGGGTCCTCGAAACGTTCTTGCAAAACCATGAGCTGCCGGTGGGGTTCATCCGGGTGGTGGACTGGCGGCCGGCCAGCAACCATGTGGCGCAGCGCACCGGCATCATTCACCACAGCCCGCAGCTGATGCTGTTCAAGGACGGTCAGGTGCAGTTCGAGGTGAACAACTGGGACATCACCCCCGAGGCGCTGTCCCCGGTGTTCGAGGCGCAGGTGCCCCGGCGCAGCGGCGCAGCGACCGTGCAGACCGACGACAACATCGAGCCGTACCGCCGCCTGATGCGCGACTTCCTGGACGGCAAGCTCAGCGACTGGGCCTTTCAGGACCAGTACGTGACGTTGTTCCGCGATGACGCCAGCCTGCGCTCGCAGCGCGAATTCGAGCTGCTCTCGCGCCTGTTTGGCGATCCCGACGCCTATCACGGTGGCCTGCACCAGCTCGGCGCGCCCCAGGTTCGCGGCGACCTGCAGGGCCGGGTCCAGGCCCTGCTGGATGAACTGGATTAATCCCGTCCTGAGACAGCTCCAGCGCTGAGACCACCCCAGCACTGGGCCCGTCCGGGAGCCCACCACCTCCCATAAACCCGCCCACGCCCTGGCCCGAA
Above is a window of Deinococcus aerophilus DNA encoding:
- a CDS encoding monothiol bacilliredoxin BrxC family protein gives rise to the protein MTQTAQTETQAEKQVLVPLTTPEEVDQFLTEYPLAAVFKAGTCHKTMQGFGVLETFLQNHELPVGFIRVVDWRPASNHVAQRTGIIHHSPQLMLFKDGQVQFEVNNWDITPEALSPVFEAQVPRRSGAATVQTDDNIEPYRRLMRDFLDGKLSDWAFQDQYVTLFRDDASLRSQREFELLSRLFGDPDAYHGGLHQLGAPQVRGDLQGRVQALLDELD